gtataaaaaaaagtaaaaaggtgttttattttataataatatgtaAGTAGGAATTGAAGACAGCTAGCGAGAACTTTATAATAATTGAagtatcttttttaaattaataatgttagaTCCTTTAGTaaagatgttttatttttataattgatttttaaaaaaatataaaagagataaatagacaaataaaataagttaaaagtaAACTAAAAACAAGTAATAATATCACAACTTTTATTTCTCTCCCTTCTCAGTTTTTTCCTACTGAACACACTTGTTTCCTATTTCTTTGTATTGTTTTTCCTTTCTGTCCTACTACTATTTCTTTTTCACCAAACAGAATGTAAGAGTATGTTCATATGTTTAGAATTGAgaggtataaaataaaataaaacaaaacaaaacaatataaaataaattaataccatattttattatttgtatatttttatgaataaaatataaaatatattatcattagAGAAGCCGGTAACAatgactaaaaaatattatcagtttaattgaaatttaaaaataaattgcattttttaaaattagaaatatagaGATGATAGTGTACAATAGACAAGTCTGGGGAGATACTTCCTCGTGCtccttttattaatttataaataagataaaattaatcttaaaatcatttttttcaccAAAGTCGAGGTTAGAGTGATGTTTTATTGAATGTTTTTGTATCAATATCGAATTCCAATTATGTGgtataattgtaaaataattatcatatggACTGATTGGTTAGAGCAATGCATAGATCAAATGAGCctccaaagttaaaaaaaagggCAATGTTAACATGTGCCCTTAAGGCACATGTTAAGGAGTAATAAATGACTCATGGTCCCACCTATTTTATTTTGGACAAAGAGAAAATTAACTTCagtcaaataaatataaaaaagtgtgcttttaatttttttatgccaaAATTACCCTCACTCATTTAACATATACTGTGTCTATTTTCTTCCTAGATTTTGTTAGTTTCCCGCTAATTTGTTCGAGAGTCTGTACTACTTCCACCACTTTGCACATTTCTTTTCAATTCCTCTCTACCACCATATGCTCTTATGAAAAACACATTGATAGATTGAATTATTAACCATGGATTTGTCTTTTCTTCAAAGCCCACATGCACAGTCTTTTCTTCGTAGCTCAAAGGCACAATATCAGGTACTTTTatcaagcttttttttttctccattgcTCTCGCCAATCACATGTGTTTTTTGGACActtgcaaaatatatatatatatatatagagttttgtaatatatttttctatttattatttttatttgtagatgATAAATAACACAATGGGTGAAGGTAATACTAGTACTAGAGATATGAGCACCATAAATAACACAATGGGGGAAGGTAGTACTAGTACTAGAGATATGAGCACCgataaaataaatgttgattTAAATGAATATCCAATTGAAGATATTTCTTTAGAGAATGGTTATTCAGGAACAGTTAGTGAACATTTTGATCATGATATTGTGGCAAATGATGTATTAGAAGTTGAGGAAATTGAAACTtatgagaaagaaaatattgtgtCTTCTAGTCAGAATATTGAGATAAATGAATTTGCAGAAGAAGTTGATAGAGATGAAACTTATAATGAGACAAATATTGTTCCTTTTGTTGGTCAAATTTTTCTTAGCGAGGAAGAAGCATTTGCATTTTATAAGAGGTATGCATATCAGCATGGGTTCTCTGTTCGAAAAGGTAGATTCATCAAACGAAATGGAATTATGAGGAGGCGTGATTTTTTTTGCCATCGTGAAGGTAGAAGCTCGTTGAAAATCATAGAACCATTAAAAGAACAGAGAAACAGAGAATCAACAAGGTGTGAATGTAAAGCTTATTTAAGAATTTCATTACAGAAGTCTCATGATATATTTCCAAGTGAGTGGCGAGTTACAAAGTTTGTTGTTGAACATAACCATGTTTTGCTAACCCAATCAGAAGTGCGTTTTTTACCGGCTAACCGAACTATCTCTGAAGATGATATTGAACGCATTTTCTTGTTAAAAGAAGGGGGGCTTTCAGTTAGACAATTGATGCGTGTCATAGAATTAGAGAAAAATGTGAAGCATGGTTATCTTCCATTTATTGAAAGGGACATTCGTAATCTTTTTGTGAAAACCaagaaaaaatttgaaagaaatgatgccAAAGATCTTCTCAAGTACTGTGAGGATGCAAAAAAGAGTTGCTCTAAATTTCAGTATGCATATACACTTGATGAAGAGAGAAGGTTAGAGCATATTTTTTGGTCTCCTGCTTCTTGCTCTGATTGGTACCAAAAATATGgtgatgttgttgtgtttgataCTACATACAAGGTCAATTCTTATGAAATGCCATTTGGGATTTTTGTGGGTATGAATAGTCATGGGAAGACTGTACTTTTTGGTTGTGCACTCTTACGAAATGAAACAATATCTGCATTTCGTTGGTTAATGAAGGTAACTTCTAagcttattattattgtttctttAATGATGGTATCTTAGTTtctaattaatactttttttaacgCTTCTAAATTTTCTTTAGACTTTTATATCTTTGATGAAGAAGCCACCAAAGACTATACTAACGGATCAAGATCCATGGATGAAAGAAGCAATTTCAAAAGACTTGCCATCAACAAAACATAGTTTTTGCATATGGCACATCACTTTTAAGTTTAGTAGTTGGTTTAATGCTATACTTCGGGACAAATATTCAAAATGGTGTTCTGATTTTTACGAGTTGTATAAATTGGAGACATGTGAAGAATTTGAGCATCAATGGCCAAAAGTTGTTGCTAAGTATAACTTGCAGTCAAATAAACATGtgaaaggattgtatgaaatcAGGAATTACTGGGCACTCGCTTATCTTCGTGACCATTTCTTTGGTGGGATGACAACTACCGGAAGATCAGAGAGTATTAATGCATTTATTAAAAGATTTATAAATTCTCACACAAGTTTAAGTGACTTTACAAAGCAGGTATGGTGTAATTGCCAATATATTAGTACTTTTCACTTCTAATCTTATACgttgattaatttaaattaatttcaggtTGATGTAGCGATTGATGATATTAAGCAAAAAGAAGACCatgacataatgttagaaaaGTGCAAAAGAATTAACTTGAAGCTTATGTCACCCTTGCAAGAGCAAGCTCATGGTGTTCTTACAAGATTTGCTTTTCAGAAGTTTCAAGAGGAGTTTGAAAGGTCCACCCAATATTCAATTCATCATGAAAATGGTAATGAATTTGTGTTGCGGTATTATAAAGATGCTAATAGTAGAAAACACATGGTCTTTTGGGATGGTAAAATAGCTACATGTAGTTGCAAGTATTTTGAGTTTTGGGGTATATTATGTCGTCACATTCTCAGTATTTTTCTTCATAAAGATTGTCATGAAATCCCTTCTAACTACTTGCCGTCACGATGGCGGCTTCAAACATCACATGACGATGATGAAGTAGATCCCCAACAAGTCAATGTTGTCTTTGAGGAACAAGTCGATGTTGTTCACTGTCCTCCACCTTCCAAAACAAAAGGTCGTCCCAAACGAAGACGTCTTAAAGGTGGAAAAGAGCTATCACATAACATGAATACTTGTGGATTGTGCAAAGATGTAGGACATAATATTGTTACATGTCCTCTAAAAGAAAATACTCAATTTTCTGGTCAcacaaacaagaagaaaaaaatttgtaaagatGCAAATTTAAATCCAATTCTTCTTCCAAAAGTTTAGGtacatattttttcatttcatttattaaattctttagatttctagtttaatatacTTTTGTAGGATTATGTATATccgataattaataatattttgtttgtttctacCCTTTGTTTCTAACAGGAATATGTTGGCAATGTAGCATGTGGAATGATACTTCAGAGTTTAGAAAAGAAAGCTGATGTTGGCATAGGCATGAAGGCCCTGGATCTattttttatgagtttttttattttaattaaacatttgaacctctttttggatattttttgtATTGGAATGGTATTATTTCATTTGAATtgctaatatattttgaattagtttttattatttatttaaattaaaaaattccagCAATGTTAATGAAGGGatgaaaaaatacttttattttgcaAAAGATGCTACGCAGGTGCTTCATACtcagtaaagagacaaaaaagtcagaaaaaaagaaactcttCAGTTTAGCAATTTTGAGGCGCGTGTATTTAAAGTAAGAAGTTCAAAAGCACACTATGTGTGTCATATAGTTAAGGGTAATtttgtctttaaattttttatgagacACATTTATGATGCTGTTTTTTCCAAAGTATAATAAGTGGGGACCAACCATCAtttattacacattaacatGTGCCCTAAGGACACATGTTAACAGcaccctaaaaaaaaaagtgtctaacaaatttaattatcatatcTAAGTACATGCATAATTGGTATCAAATTATATATGAGTTTACCTTTAGTTATCATCCCTATATACATGCCTAAGTACATACATAATCGGTGCTTTAAGTTATTTTTGCCACCATGtttatctcttattttattgTGATGCCTAAGTACATACATAACTGGTGTCAAATTctatttatgaatttatttaattatcacatCTAAGTACATGCATAATTAGTGTCAAATTCTATTTATGAATTTACATTTAATTATCATGCGTATGTACATGCATATTTCGTGTCAAAATGTATTTATAActctaaatataattattatgccCAAGTACATGCATATTGGtgtatgttttaattattttctacttTGACTACAAATATCTTTAATAGTAGATAATTTTAATTGAGCTGGATATGATATGACACAGGTGataaaatcaatcatgtaagTATTTAATGCAATAACATGATTAGAATTCAAAAACACTTAATTATCTTGAAACATTTTGACAACTAATAGATGTATGTGTTTGATAGTGggtgttatatataattatttaagatGTGAATTCAAGTATTTATGAAGTGTTTGTGTggttacagaaaaagaaaaaaaaaaggaagtttGAAAAGTAgtgaataaaaacaaagaaaaacagcAAATGAAGACGCAGTTGGGTCCTGACCAATTTTTTGCTGGCACACACACGTCCACAGCACTATCATATActccttttcttccttcttccgtTTCATTTTCGGCGTCCCTCTCTCCCTCCCACAATGGACCTCCATCGCCGGCCGCCGCCCGCCGCTGACGACGGAGCAATCCACCCCAAGAAGAGGAGGGACACTTCCTCTCCCAAGGCCTCCGAcgctctccctctccctctctaCCTCACCAACGCGATCTTCTTCACGCTCTTCTTCTCCGTTGCTTACTTCCTCCTCCACCGCTGGCGCGACAAGATCCGCAGTCACACCCCTCTCCACGTCGTCACTCTCTCCGAGATCGCCGCCATTTTCTCCCTCATCGCCTCCTTCATCTACCTCCTCGGCTTCTTCGGCATCGACTTCGTCCAGTCCTTCATCTCACGCGCCTCCAACGACGCCTGGGACCTCGACGACGCCGTTACAGATTCTCCCTCttcctctccctctccctctccctcgcCCGCAATTACCAAAATGCCCTCACGGGATGCCTCGATTATATTATCCTCCGAGGATGACGAGGAGATTGTAAACTCCGTCGTGGAAGGCGTCACGCCCTCCTACGCGCTCGAGTCCCGCCTGGGCGACTGTCGCCGCGCCGCGGGGATTCGACGCGCGGCGCTGCAGCGCCTGACGGGGCAGTCGCTTGAGGGCCTGCCGCTGGAGGGGTTCGACTACGACTCCATTTTAGGGCAGTGCTGCGAAATGCCGGTAGGGTATGTGCAGATTCCGGTAGGGGTGGCGGGGCCGTTGTTGTTGGATGGATTCGAATACACTGTGCCGATGGCCACCACGGAAGGGTGCCTTGTGGCGAGTACCAACAGAGGGTGCAAGGCCATCTATGCTTCTGGTGGGGCCAGCAGTGTGGTTTTGAGGGATTGCATGTCTAGGGCACCTGTTGTTAGATTCTCCACTGCCAAGAGAGCTGCACAGTTGAAGTTTTTCTTGGAGGATCCTCTCAATTTTGATACCTTGTCACTTGTTTTCAACAGGTTTGCTTTTCCAAACTCTTCAGTGTGTCAAAAATCAATTCTAACTCACAAAATCATGGTGATACCATCAATAATGGAAggaactatttgttgctttacCTTCAccatggaaaaaataataattaattatttttcgcCATGAAgctaatccaaacacactattaatCATTCAGGAGTCATTATCACATTGATTAAAATCATGTTTGGATTCTCGTTATGTTAGATAAAATCATGTTGAGGTACCAGCTAACTTGATTTTTTAAGGTAAACTgttcatgtttttggttgcgtGTTGAAGAATTGATTGATTCTGGCTCCAAAGTCAATTTTGAGTGAAGCGATTTTATAATGGATTTTACtactaattttgttttaatataaaaacaatCAAGCATAAATCActtcattttaaaatcaatttttgaccgaaattaattttctttctttctaaattAGCTTCATTCAAACACGGACTAAGTTAATTTTCTGCAGTTTAGGTATTaacatttaatgtttttttttttataaaaaaaaatgttaggggAGAATTAAAGGTGTGGTTttcctttaaaattttgatttgtttgttataATTGTGAAGAGTGAAGGAAATATGGTTTGTAGAGGACTGGAATTTGGATGTTGTTTATGggagattatttatttatttatttatttatatatgcgCTTTGTTTTGTTGCTTGGTTTAATGGTGTTTCTTCAGGTCGAGTAGATTTGCCAGGCTCCAAGGTATTCAGTGTGCTATGGCTGGGAAGAATGCTTATTTGAGATTCACTTGTAGCACGGGTGATGCCATGGGGATGAACATGGTTTCCAAAGGGGTGCAAAACGTTCTTGATTTTCTTCTGAATGATTTCCCCGACATGGATGTTATTGGCATTTCTGGTAATTTCTTTCCCTTTCCCATTTTGATGGATGGGATTTACTagatctttctttctttccttttttaattttttaggacTGGATCTTTCTTTTGTTAACCGGAATGATGTCACCATTCACCAATGCTGTTTACTTTGTTATATGCTCTACTAATACTATAGACATCGGCTCTTTGTCTCCTTTCATTGACGTAATTGTTTCTTTCATGAAAGTGGTCCaatcatattatattaattctttccgtattgtctttgatgttttaaccttttttttttatcaatattgtATTGCACTAGTGTAAGCTTTCCGTA
The genomic region above belongs to Glycine max cultivar Williams 82 chromosome 14, Glycine_max_v4.0, whole genome shotgun sequence and contains:
- the LOC100777317 gene encoding 3-hydroxy-3-methylglutaryl-coenzyme A reductase 1, with translation MDLHRRPPPAADDGAIHPKKRRDTSSPKASDALPLPLYLTNAIFFTLFFSVAYFLLHRWRDKIRSHTPLHVVTLSEIAAIFSLIASFIYLLGFFGIDFVQSFISRASNDAWDLDDAVTDSPSSSPSPSPSPAITKMPSRDASIILSSEDDEEIVNSVVEGVTPSYALESRLGDCRRAAGIRRAALQRLTGQSLEGLPLEGFDYDSILGQCCEMPVGYVQIPVGVAGPLLLDGFEYTVPMATTEGCLVASTNRGCKAIYASGGASSVVLRDCMSRAPVVRFSTAKRAAQLKFFLEDPLNFDTLSLVFNRSSRFARLQGIQCAMAGKNAYLRFTCSTGDAMGMNMVSKGVQNVLDFLLNDFPDMDVIGISGNYCSDKKPAAVNWIEGRGKSVVCEAIIKEEVVQKVLKTNVSALVELNMLKNLAGSAVAGALGGFNAHASNIVSAIFIATGQDPAQNVESSHCLTMMEAVNDGRDLHISVTMPSIEVGTVGGGTQLASQSACLNLLGVKGASKESPGSNSRLLATIVAGSVLAGELSLMSAIAAGQLVNSHMKYNRSSKDVTKISSS
- the LOC100791505 gene encoding protein FAR1-RELATED SEQUENCE 11-like, with the protein product MGEGSTSTRDMSTDKINVDLNEYPIEDISLENGYSGTVSEHFDHDIVANDVLEVEEIETYEKENIVSSSQNIEINEFAEEVDRDETYNETNIVPFVGQIFLSEEEAFAFYKRYAYQHGFSVRKGRFIKRNGIMRRRDFFCHREGRSSLKIIEPLKEQRNRESTRCECKAYLRISLQKSHDIFPSEWRVTKFVVEHNHVLLTQSEVRFLPANRTISEDDIERIFLLKEGGLSVRQLMRVIELEKNVKHGYLPFIERDIRNLFVKTKKKFERNDAKDLLKYCEDAKKSCSKFQYAYTLDEERRLEHIFWSPASCSDWYQKYGDVVVFDTTYKVNSYEMPFGIFVGMNSHGKTVLFGCALLRNETISAFRWLMKPPKTILTDQDPWMKEAISKDLPSTKHSFCIWHITFKFSSWFNAILRDKYSKWCSDFYELYKLETCEEFEHQWPKVVAKYNLQSNKHVKGLYEIRNYWALAYLRDHFFGGMTTTGRSESINAFIKRFINSHTSLSDFTKQVDVAIDDIKQKEDHDIMLEKCKRINLKLMSPLQEQAHGVLTRFAFQKFQEEFERSTQYSIHHENGNEFVLRYYKDANSRKHMVFWDGKIATCSCKYFEFWGILCRHILSIFLHKDCHEIPSNYLPSRWRLQTSHDDDEVDPQQVNVVFEEQVDVVHCPPPSKTKGRPKRRRLKGGKELSHNMNTCGLCKDVGHNIVTCPLKENTQFSGHTNKKKKICKDANLNPILLPKV